A window from Culex pipiens pallens isolate TS chromosome 3, TS_CPP_V2, whole genome shotgun sequence encodes these proteins:
- the LOC120421672 gene encoding adult-specific cuticular protein ACP-20-like — protein sequence MFKVVPIVAALAATASAYAVGGGYNIVTKHATQYYGSGVGSGENYGSYGTSGGYGTSGGYGNVGYQQGGGNQGSGYGDGGYEDSYDHKDYYAYPKYKFNYGVQDSHTGDHKSQWEIRDGDVVKGGYELYEPDGTKRVVEYTSDKIHGFKAIVKKIGHAHHPQVYGTDNGVSGSGYDGGHYDDSYSYSNSH from the exons ATGTTTAAG GTTGTTCCGATTGTTGCTGCGCTGGCAGCTACGGCGTCGGCTTACGCCGTAGGAGGTGGATATAACATTGTGACAAAACATGCCACCCAGTACTACGGAAGTGGAGTTGGTTCCGGCGAGAACTACGGAAGCTACGGAACATCGGGCGGTTACGGAACATCGGGCGGTTATGGAAACGTGGGCTACCAGCAAGGTGGCGGTAATCAAGGCAGCGGCTACGGTGACGGTGGTTACGAGGACAGCTACGACCACAAGGATTACTACGCGTACCCAAAGTACAAGTTCAACTACGGCGTTCAGGACTCGCACACCGGGGACCACAAGAGCCAGTGGGAGATCCGCGACGGCGACGTGGTCAAGGGTGGCTACGAGCTGTACGAACCCGACGGTACCAAGCGTGTCGTGGAGTACACCTCGGACAAGATCCACGGATTCAAGGCGATCGTGAAGAAGATCGGCCATGCTCACCATCCGCAGGTCTACGGGACCGACAACGGCGTTTCTGGCAGTGGCTACGATGGAGGGCACTACGACGACAGCTACAGCTACAGCAACTCTCACTGA